From the genome of Streptacidiphilus sp. PB12-B1b:
GGTCACGCCGCAGCCGCAGGTGAACTCCGGCTGCGGCCACTCCTCGGAGCGCCCGCAGGAGGGGCAGCGCATGCTCAGCCAGGAGTCCGACCAGGACCGGTGCCGGACCTGCACCGGGGTGCCGCCGCGCAGCAGCGGCACCTTCAGCGTCGCCCCGCAGGCGCAGGGCAGGCCGGGCGGCTCGTAGCTGTGCTCGCGGCGGCAGGACGGGCAGCGCACGGGCCCCACCGCGGGGGACTGGCCGGGGTTGTCGGGCTGCGGCGTGGCGGGCATGGCGGACCGTCCGATCGACAGGGGACACGTGCACGTCCATCGTCGCCGAAACCCGCCGGTTCGGGGAGTGCCTGTCGCGGACAGCGATCGCTGGCAGGGTCCGGCCGCACCGTCCGGACAGCGCCGGTCCGGACGGCGCCGGGGCGGTCAGCCGCCGATGGCCGACATCGGGCGGTCCGGCCGGCGGAACGAGGCGCTGCCGATGCCGTGCCCGGGGCCCTTGCCGGCCACGGCGGTCCGCCAGGCGTCCTCGATCGCGGCGTCGTCCGCGCCGCCGCGCAGCAGCGCCCGCAGGTCCGATTCGGCGGTCGCGAACAGGCAGTTGCGCAACTGCCCGTCGGCGGTCAGCCGGACCCGGTCGCAGCCGCCGCAGAACGGCCGGGTGACGCTGGCGATGACGCCGACGACGGCGTCCGTGCCGAGCACCCGCCACTCCTCGGCCGGGGCGCTGCCCGCGCGCGGCACCGGCTCCAGCGCGAAGCGCCCGGCGAGGCGCTCCAGGATCTCGTCGGCGGTGACCATCCGCTCCCGCTGCCAGGCCCCCTGGGCGTCCAGCGGCATGGACTCGATGAAGCGCATCCGGTAGCCGTGCTCCACGGCGAAGGCGGCCAGCTCCGGTATCTCGTCCTCGTTGACCCCGCGCACCGGCACCGCGTTGACCTTCACCGGGGCCAGCCCGGCGGCCCGCGCGGCGGCCAGGCCGAGCAGCACGTCCGCCAGCCGGTCGCGCCGGGTGAGCTCGCGGTAGCGGTCGCGGCGCAGGGTGTCCAGGCTGACGTTGACCCGGCGCAGCCCGGCCTCGCGCAGCGCGGCGGCGCTGCGGGCCAGGCCGACGCCGTTGGTGGTCAGCGACAGCTCGGGGGCGTCCGCCGGGGCGGCCAGCCGGGCGACCAGCCCGGGCAGGCCGCGCCGCAGCAGCGGCTCGCCGCCGGTGAGCCGGACGGTGCGGATGCCCAGCCGCTGCGCGCCGATCCGCACCAGCCGCACCACCTCGTCGTCGGTCAGCAGCTCCGGCCTGGGCAGCCAGCCCGGCCCCTCCTCCGGCATGCAGTAGGTGCAGCGCAGGTTGCACCGGTCGGTGAGGGAGACCCGCAGGTCGGTGTGGACCCGGCCGAAGCGGTCCTGGAGCGGCCGGACGGCCGGGGCGGCGTCCGGGAGTGCGGTGGTGGGCATGGGGCCAGTAGATCCGCAGCGGCCGCCCGTGGTCCAGCGGGCGAAGCCCCGGTGAACCCGGCGGGGCCGCGCGGCGCGCCTGTGCAATCCTCCAACTCCGCTCCCGGGGCCGCTCCGGCCACACTGGACGCATGCAGCCACCGCCGCCCGGACCCGTCGCCCTGCTCCTCGCCGCCGGTGCGGGCCGCCGGCTCGGCCTGGGGCCCAAGGCGCTGCTGCCGTACCGGGGGCGCCCGCTGGTGGAGCACGCGCTGGGGGTGCTGCGCGCCGGGGGGTGTGCCCGGGCCGTGGTGGTGCTGGGCGCGGGCGCGGCGGAGGTCGCGGCCCGGGCCGACCTGGGCGGCTGCACGGTGGTGCGGAACCCGGACTGGGCATCCGGGATGGGCTCCTCGCTGCGCGCCGGGCTGGCCGCGCTGGACTCGGTCGCGCCCGGGGCCCCGGCCGCGCTGGTGGGCCTGGTGGACACGCCCGGGGTGACCCCGGCGGCCGTCGCCCGGCTGCTGGACGCCCAGCGGGCGGGGGCGGAGCTGGCGGCCGCGGCCTACGGCGGCAGGCGCGGGCACCCGGTGCTGATCGGCGCCCGGTACTGGGCCGAGGCGGCGGCGGGCGCGGTCGGCGACGCGGGCGCCCGGGAGCTGCTGCGCGCGCACGCCGCCGAGCTGGCCCTGGTCGAGTGCGGCGACGTGGCCGTGCCGGACGACGTGGACACCGCCGAGGCGTGGGCCGCCTGGTCCGGTGCCCGGCCCTGAGCGGCCCGCAGCGGCCCTCACGGCGGCCCGGGCCTGAAACGGGCCCGGGCCTGAGCAGCTCCGGCCCTGAGCGGCCCGCAGCGGCCCGGTGTCAGCCGCTGGCGGCCAGGGCCTGGCCGAGCCGGGAGGCGATCTCCTGCATCTGCGGGATCAGCCCGCCCCGCCCGCTGCGCGCCTCCAGCGCCCGCACCCGCGCCTCCGGGCCGGAGACCGACAGGGCGGTGGGGGTGGGCGCGCCCGGGACGACCACGGCGATGCAGCGCACGCCGATCTCCTGCTCCTGGTCGTCCACCGCGTAGCCCGCGTCGGTGACACCGTCGAACTGGGCCAGCAGGCTGCCCGGCGCGGTCACGGTGTGCTCGGTGTGCGCGGGCAGCGGGCCGGGGCCGAGCACCGCCGCCGCCTCCTGCCGCGGGAGCTGCGCGAGCAGCACCTTGCCGACGGCGGTGCAGTGCGGCTGCACCCGTCGGCCGACCTCGGTGAACATCCGCATGGAGTGCCGCGAGGGCACCTGTCCGACGTACACCACCTCGCCCGCCTCCAGGACGGCCAGGTTGGCGGTCTCGCCGGTCGCCTCCATCAGCTCGGCCAGGTAGGGGCGGGCCCAGCTGCCCAGCAGCCGCCCGGCGGTCTCGCCCAGCCGGATCAGCCGGGGGCCGAGGGTGTAGCGGCGCGCGGTGTCCTGCCGGACGTACCCCTGCTGCACCAGGGTGCGGACCAGCCGGTGGATGGTCGGCATGGGCAGCCCGGACGCCGTCGCCAGGTCGCTCAGGGTGCTGACGCCGCCGGAGTCGGCCAGTGCCTCCAGCAGCTGGAAGGCGCGCTCGACGGACTGCACGCCGCCGGAGCGGTCGGCCGCCGCGGCGTCCAGCGAGGCGGGGGGTGCGGCCACGGGATTGCCTTCCTGCGCGGGAGGGGTACGGTGTGCCGCGAGCAACATCAACAAAGTGTTGAATTTCTGCATCGCGGAAACTAGCCTCCACCTTACAGAAGCACGGCGTGTGCGACGACTGTTTCGATCATCCGCCGCCGCCCGCCGTCCACCGCGTGCACGTCCCCTGCTTGAAGGAGCTCAGGACCATGGCCGGACCGCAGGACCCAGACCTCCCCTCCGTCACCGTCACCGGCGTGCCGGTCGACCGGGGCGAGGAGGTCCTCACCCCCGACGCCCTCGCGTTCGTCGCCGACCTGCACCGCCGCTTCGACCCCCGCCGCCGCGAACTGCTCGCCCTGCGCCAGGAGCGCCGCGCCCGCATCGCCGCCACCGGCACCCTCGACTTCGACCCGGCCACCGCCGACGTCCGCGCCGCCGACTGGACGGTCGCCGAGGCCCCCCGCGCGCTCCAGGACCGCCGGGTCGAGATCACCGGCCCCACCGACCGCAAGATGGTCGTCAATGCCCTCAACTCCGGTGCCCGGGTGTGGCTCGCCGACTTCGAGGACGCCACCTCGCCCACCTGGCGCAACCTGGTCGAGGGCCAGCTCAACCTGATCGACGCGTTCGAGCGCCGGATCGACTTCGCCACCCCGCAGGGCAGGTCCTACGCCCTGCGCCCCGACGCCGAGTTGGCCACCGTGGTCGTCCGCCCGCGCGGCTGGCACCTGGACGAGGCGCACCTGCGGGTCGACGGCGAGCCGGTGGCCGGCGCGCTGTTCGACTTCGGCCTGTACTTCTTCCACAACGCCGCCCGGCTGCTGGCCCGCGGCCCGCAGGACCCCAACTCCGGCCCGTACTTCTACCTCCCGAAGACCGAGAGCCACCTCGAGGCCCGGCTCTGGAACGAGGTCTTCACCCACGCCCAGCAGGCGCTCGGCATCCCGCACGGCACCGTCCGCGCCACCGTGCTGATCGAGACCGTCACCGCCGCCTTCGAGATGGACGAGATCCTCTACGAGCTGCGCGACCACGCCGCCGGGCTCAACGCCGGACGCTGGGACTACCTCTTCTCGGTCATCAAGAACTTCCGCGACGCGGGGCAGGCGTTCGTCCTGCCCGACCGCAACTCCGTGGGCATGACCTCGCCGTTCATGCGCGCGTACGCCCAACTGCTGGTCAGCACCTGCCACCGGCGCGGCGCCCACGCGATCGGCGGCATGGCCGCGTTCATCCCCTCCCGGCGCGATCCGGCCGTCAACGCCGCCGCGCTGGAGAAGGTCACCGCCGACAAGGAGCGCGAGGCCGGCAGCGGCTTCGACGGCTCCTGGGTGGCCCACCCCGACCTGGTCCCGGTCTGCAGGGCCTCCTTCGACGCCGTCCTCGGCGACCGCCCGCACCAGAAGGACGTCCTTCCGGACACGACGGTCACCGCCGCCGAGCTGCTCGACGTCCGTGGCGCGGGCGGCAGTTGCACCGCCGCCGGGCTGCACAACGCGGTCCAGGTCGGCCTGCGCTACATCGAGGCGTGGCTGCGCGGACTCGGCGCGGTCGGCATCTTCAACATGATGGAGGACGCCGCCACCGCCGAGATCTCCCGCTCGCAGATCTGGCAGTGGATCCACAACGGCGTGGTCCTGGACAACGGCGCCAAGGTCACCCCGGAGCTGGTCCGCGACCTGGTGGCGACCGACCTGGCCGAACTGCGCGCCGAACTGGGCGAGGACGCCTACGCGGCCGGGCGCTGGGAGGCGGCCGCCGACCTCTTCGAACAGGTTTCGCTGGCCGAGGAGTTCGTCGACTTCCTGACCCTGCCCGGCTACGCCCTGCTGGACTGACGGCCGCCCCGGCGGCCCTCGCGGACCGGCGGTGGCGGCCCGGGCACCTGGGGAGGTCCGCCCGGGCCGCCGCCGCTCGACAGCGCCACCCGGACGGCGGCGGCGCCCGGCAGCCCGAGCGCGCGGCCTGACCGGCGGGCGGCCGGGCGCACGCTAGGGTGTGCTCCGCCGCCGTACACCCACCCGTCCGTGCGCGGCCCCCGCCTCCGAGCCCGCCGAAGGACCAGCACCGCATGCAACGCCCCGCCGTCCCGTGGCCCGCGACGGCCGCCGCCGTCATCGCCGTGGCCACCCTGCTGCTCGGGGTGTCGATGGCCTACGACGCCTCGCCGCGGCCAGTGGTCACCCGGGTCACCGTGGACGGCGACAGCCCCGGGCGGACCTTCGACGGCATCGGCGCCATCAGCGGCGGCGGCGGCAACTCCCGTCTGCTGGCCGACTATCCGGCGGCCCAGCGGGCGCAGATCATGGACTACCTGTTCAAGCCCGGCTACGGCGCCGCGCTGCAGATCCTCAAGGTCGAGATCGGCGGCGACACCAACTCCACCGACGGCGCCGAGCCCAGCATCGAGCACACCCGCGGCACGGTGGACTGCGACGCGGGCTACGAGTGGCCGCTGATGGAGCAGGCCAAGGCGCTGAACCCGGCCGTCAAGCTGTACGGGCTGGCCTGGGGCGCGCCCGGCTGGATCGGCCACGGCTCGTTCTGGTCCACCGACACCGTCGACTACCTGGTCACCTGGCTGGGCTGCGCCCGGCAGCACGGGCTCACCATCGACTACCTCGGCGGCTGGAACGAACGCGGCTACAACGCCGCCTGGTACGAGCAGTTGCACGCCGCGCTGCTCGCCCACGGCTACGGCTCCACGCAGATCGTCGGCGCCGACTCCACCTGGCAGGTCGCCGGCGCGCTGCGCGGCGATCCGGCCTTCGCCGCCGCGGTCGGCGTCATCGGCGTGCACTACCCGTGCACCTACCTGTCCGCGATGACCAGGTGCACCGGAAACGCCGACGCCGACGCCACCGGCAAGCAGCTGTGGGCCAGCGAGAACGGCTCGGAGGACTTCCAGGCCGGGGCCGCGCCGATCGCCCGGGCCATCAACCGGGGCTATCTGGACGCCAGGCTCAGCGCGTTCGTCAACTGGCCGCTGGTGGCCTCGCTCTACCAGAACCTGCCGTACCGCACCGACGGCCTGCTCACCGCCGACCAGCCCTGGAGCGGCGCCTACACCGTCGGCGCCAGCACCTGGGCGATCGCCCAGACCACCCAGTTCACCCAACCCGGTTGGCGCTATGTCGACTCGGGCAGCGGCTACCTCGGCGGCGACCGCGACAACGGCAGCTACGTCAGCTACCGGGCCCCCGGCAAGGCCGCCTGGAGCACCGTGCTGGAGACCCTGGACGCCAAGGCGGCGCAGACGCTGGAGCTGTCCGTCTCCGGCGGACTGCCCGGGGGAGCGCTGCACGTCTGGTCCACCGACCTGACCGGCACCCGCGCCGCCCGGGCCGGCCACGGCGCCCACCTGGTGCGGCAGGCCGACCTGAAGCCGACCGGCGGCCGCTACCGGCTGACCCTGCTGCCCGGGCGGGTGTACACCGTCACCACCACCACCGGCCAGGGCGCCGGGACCGCCGCCGGGCCCGCGCCCGCGCCGCTGGCGCTGCCGTACGCCGACAGCTTCGGCGGCGTCCCGGTGGGCGGCGAGGCCCGCTACCTCGCGGACATGAACGGCGCGTTCGAGGGCGCGCCCTGCGCCGGTGGCCGCCCGGGCACCTGCGTCCGGCAGATGGACACCGACCCGCCGATCACC
Proteins encoded in this window:
- the moaA gene encoding GTP 3',8-cyclase MoaA; the protein is MPTTALPDAAPAVRPLQDRFGRVHTDLRVSLTDRCNLRCTYCMPEEGPGWLPRPELLTDDEVVRLVRIGAQRLGIRTVRLTGGEPLLRRGLPGLVARLAAPADAPELSLTTNGVGLARSAAALREAGLRRVNVSLDTLRRDRYRELTRRDRLADVLLGLAAARAAGLAPVKVNAVPVRGVNEDEIPELAAFAVEHGYRMRFIESMPLDAQGAWQRERMVTADEILERLAGRFALEPVPRAGSAPAEEWRVLGTDAVVGVIASVTRPFCGGCDRVRLTADGQLRNCLFATAESDLRALLRGGADDAAIEDAWRTAVAGKGPGHGIGSASFRRPDRPMSAIGG
- a CDS encoding NTP transferase domain-containing protein; this encodes MQPPPPGPVALLLAAGAGRRLGLGPKALLPYRGRPLVEHALGVLRAGGCARAVVVLGAGAAEVAARADLGGCTVVRNPDWASGMGSSLRAGLAALDSVAPGAPAALVGLVDTPGVTPAAVARLLDAQRAGAELAAAAYGGRRGHPVLIGARYWAEAAAGAVGDAGARELLRAHAAELALVECGDVAVPDDVDTAEAWAAWSGARP
- a CDS encoding IclR family transcriptional regulator — encoded protein: MLLAAHRTPPAQEGNPVAAPPASLDAAAADRSGGVQSVERAFQLLEALADSGGVSTLSDLATASGLPMPTIHRLVRTLVQQGYVRQDTARRYTLGPRLIRLGETAGRLLGSWARPYLAELMEATGETANLAVLEAGEVVYVGQVPSRHSMRMFTEVGRRVQPHCTAVGKVLLAQLPRQEAAAVLGPGPLPAHTEHTVTAPGSLLAQFDGVTDAGYAVDDQEQEIGVRCIAVVVPGAPTPTALSVSGPEARVRALEARSGRGGLIPQMQEIASRLGQALAASG
- the aceB gene encoding malate synthase A, whose product is MAGPQDPDLPSVTVTGVPVDRGEEVLTPDALAFVADLHRRFDPRRRELLALRQERRARIAATGTLDFDPATADVRAADWTVAEAPRALQDRRVEITGPTDRKMVVNALNSGARVWLADFEDATSPTWRNLVEGQLNLIDAFERRIDFATPQGRSYALRPDAELATVVVRPRGWHLDEAHLRVDGEPVAGALFDFGLYFFHNAARLLARGPQDPNSGPYFYLPKTESHLEARLWNEVFTHAQQALGIPHGTVRATVLIETVTAAFEMDEILYELRDHAAGLNAGRWDYLFSVIKNFRDAGQAFVLPDRNSVGMTSPFMRAYAQLLVSTCHRRGAHAIGGMAAFIPSRRDPAVNAAALEKVTADKEREAGSGFDGSWVAHPDLVPVCRASFDAVLGDRPHQKDVLPDTTVTAAELLDVRGAGGSCTAAGLHNAVQVGLRYIEAWLRGLGAVGIFNMMEDAATAEISRSQIWQWIHNGVVLDNGAKVTPELVRDLVATDLAELRAELGEDAYAAGRWEAAADLFEQVSLAEEFVDFLTLPGYALLD
- a CDS encoding galactosylceramidase, whose translation is MQRPAVPWPATAAAVIAVATLLLGVSMAYDASPRPVVTRVTVDGDSPGRTFDGIGAISGGGGNSRLLADYPAAQRAQIMDYLFKPGYGAALQILKVEIGGDTNSTDGAEPSIEHTRGTVDCDAGYEWPLMEQAKALNPAVKLYGLAWGAPGWIGHGSFWSTDTVDYLVTWLGCARQHGLTIDYLGGWNERGYNAAWYEQLHAALLAHGYGSTQIVGADSTWQVAGALRGDPAFAAAVGVIGVHYPCTYLSAMTRCTGNADADATGKQLWASENGSEDFQAGAAPIARAINRGYLDARLSAFVNWPLVASLYQNLPYRTDGLLTADQPWSGAYTVGASTWAIAQTTQFTQPGWRYVDSGSGYLGGDRDNGSYVSYRAPGKAAWSTVLETLDAKAAQTLELSVSGGLPGGALHVWSTDLTGTRAARAGHGAHLVRQADLKPTGGRYRLTLLPGRVYTVTTTTGQGAGTAAGPAPAPLALPYADSFGGVPVGGEARYLADMNGAFEGAPCAGGRPGTCVRQMDTDPPITWDRPSTPYALLGGLDWSDYTVSAETLLQQPGSVQLLGRVGQQKRFDPAQIDGYRLELTDRGAWTLVRTSSTGAPVTLDQGTLDSAAGTGSWHRLALSFSGDRITASIDGEQVGAVTDADGYRTGQVGLGTGSYLPAEFADLSVTPNQPRGSN